CCTCGGTCAGGCTGAGCCCGGACTTGCTCCGGGCGAACAGCCGGGTGTCGAGCAATTCCTCCAGTTCCTTGAGGGTCTTGGACATCGCCGGCTGGCTCACCGCCAGGGCATCCGCCGCCCGCGCCAGGCTGCCCTGGCGGGCCATTTCAAGAAAACATACGAGGTGACGGAATTTGATGCGGGTATCGATGTTCAAAGGAGGCCCCGAATGTGTCGCAAACAGAATCGATGCGGCTGCGGGGCAATGGTAGCGTGTATGCAAAAGGCTGACGACCGGACTGGCGTCGCCCCCGTGCAACAGCAACACTGATCAGCAAAATACAACGAGGATTCACCCATGCTTTGGAAGAAAGGGCGGCGCAGCGACAACGTGGTGGATGCTCGCGACGACAGCGGAGGCGGCGGTGGCGGCCTGCGCTTTGGCGGCGGCAAGGGCCTGAGCCTGACGGCCATTATCCTGATCGTCGGCATCGGCTGGGTCACCGGCCAGGACCCGTTGCAAATCCTCGGGCAGCTTGCCGGGCAGATGGACCAGTCCTCGGCGCCCGCGACTCCGCAGACCCGCCAGGCACCACCGGCCAACGACGAACAGGCGGAGTTCGTACGCTCCATCCTCGGCGACACCGAAGACACCTGGGGCCAGGTCTTCCAGCAGGCCGGGCGCACCTACCAGCAACCCAAGCTCATCCTGTTCCGCGGCCGGGTCAACTCCGCCTGCGGCTCGGCGACTTCCGCCACCGGCCCGTTCTATTGCCCGGCCGACCAGCAGGTGTACCTGGACATGGATTTCTTCCGTGAAATGGACCAGCGCTTCTCGGCCGCCGGCGACTTCGCCCAGGCCTATGTGATCGCCCATGAGATCGGCCACCACGTGCAAACCCTGCTCGGCGTCTCGGCAAAAATCCAGGCGGCCCGCCAGCAGGGCCGGCAGATGGAAGGCGACGGCGGCCTGCTGGTGCGCCAGGAACTGCAAGCCGACTGCCTGGCCGGGGTCTGGGCCAACCATGCGCAGAAACGCCTGAACTGGCTGGAGCCGGGGGATATCGAAGAAGCCCTGAACGCCGCCAACGCCATCGGCGACGACCGCCTGCAACAGCAAGGCCAGGGCCGCGTGGTGCCGGACTCCTTCACCCATGGCACCTCGGCGCAGCGGGTGCGCTGGTTCAAGGCTGGCTTCAGCCAGGGCCAGGTCGCCCAGTGCGACACCTTCGCGGCGAAGAGCCTGTAATGCGCCGGGTACCCCTGCTGGTTGCGCTTGCGCTAGGGATGATCAGCATCGGTACACAGGCAATGGAACATGCCGTCAAGACGCTCAGCCCCGCACGGCTGGGCATGGGCAACAACGAACTGGCCGTCGGCCTGAGCCAGGACTGGCAACGACCGCTCCCCGACGTCCAGCGCGCGCTGATCATCGTCCATGGGCGCTTGCGCAATGCCCAGACCTACCTGCACAGCGCCGAACAGGCCGCCAGCCAGGCGGGACAGAGCGCGACCACCCTGGTGATCGCGCCGCAGTTTCTCAACCAGGACGATATCGAGCGTCACCCCTCGCCCGATTCGCTGCTGCGCTGGCAGGGCAACGCCTGGATGGCCGGCGAGCCCTCCCGCGGGCCCGGGCCGGTCAGCTCCTATGCGGCGCTGGACGCGATCATCACCCGGCTCAGCGATCGCCAGCAGTTTCCGTCCCTGACCGAGATCGTTATCGCCGGCCATTCCGGCGGGGCCCAAGTAGTGCAGCGATTCGCGCTGCTCGGCCAGCACCATCCGGGCCTGGAGGATGACGGCATCAAGCTGCGTTATGTGATCGCCAACCCATCGTCTTATGCCTACTTCGACGAGCACCGCCCGGTGAAGGTCGATGCCGGGACCTGCCCTGGCTTCAACGACTGGAAGTACGGCCTGCTCAAGCTGCCCGCCTATGCCGCCGGGCAGACCGCGCAGCAGCTGGAACAGACCTACATCAAGCGCGATATCACCTACCTGCTGGGCCGCAGGACACCGATCCCCATCACCCGGCGCTGGACACCAGCTGCGCCGCCGAGGCACAGGGCGCCTACCGCCTGGTGCGCGGCCACAACTTCTTCGACTACCTGAAACAGCGCCATCCCCAGGGGCTGCAGCAGCGACTGGTCGAAGTACCCGGGGTCGGGCATGACGGCGACAAGATGTTCACCTCACCCGAGGGGCAGAAGGCGTTGTTCGGTCAGTAACGGGGAGGTCGCCAGGACAAACGCTATCGCGGGCAAGCCTCGCTCCTACACAGAAGAACGCATGCTTCTGTAGGAGCGCGGCTTGCCCGCGATGGGGTTCAGGCCAGGACCATCTGCCGCAGCACGCTGCAATTCTCGGCGTGCCAGTCGGTCAGCTCCGGCCAGGGGTTGTCCGGCAGGTTCACCAGCACGGTGTGGGTGCCCGCCGCTCGCCCGCAGTCGAGGTCGAAGCGGTAGTCGCCGACCATGACCATCTCGCCAGGCGACACATCCCAGGCGGCGGCCAGCTTCAGCAAACCGCCGGGGTGCGGCTTGGGCGGCGCTTCGTCGCGGCCCAGGACGTCCTCGACGGCGAAACAGTCGGCCAGGCCGATGGCCTCCAGGGTGATGTGGGCCAGCTCCCGCGCGTTGCGGGTCAGGATCCCCAGGCGATAGCCGCGCGCCGCCAGCTCGCGCACCAGCTCCACCGCCCCCGGCGCCGGGCGCGAGCCCAGGGCCAGGTCGCGTTCGTGCTCGAGCAGCCAGGCGTGTTTCGCCGCGGCCTCGTCGGCGGGCAAGGCTGCCAGGTGGGTCAGGATGTCGTGCTCCGGCGGGATCGCCAGCGCCACGCGGATGGCCGCGAAATCATGCACGGCCACCGTCAGGGTGCCGTCCATGTCGAACACCCAGTGACGAACCTCGGCCAGGCTCATGCCCAGTCCTTGCGATGGCGGATCAGGCCTTCCTGGGTCACCGACGCCACCAGTTGGCCAGCGCGGTTGAACACACTGCCGCGGGAGAAGCCGCGGGAATTGCCGGCCCACGGGCTGTCCATGGCGTACAGCAGCCAGTCGTCGGCGCGCAGGTCGGCATGGAACCACAGCGCGTGGTCGAGGCTGGCGACCTGCATGTCCTTCTGCCACACCGACTTGCCATGCGGCAGCATCGAGGTGGTCAGCAGGCCGAAGTCCGAGGCGTAGGCCAGCAGGTACTTGTGCAGCGCGGGAAGGTCCGGCAGCTCGCCATCGGCGCGGAACCAGACGTATTTGATCGGGTCCGCCGGCTGCGGGTTGTAGGGGTCTTTCTCGGTCACCGGGCGCACTTCGATGGGCTTGGGGCACAGCAGTTTTTCGCGCATGTGCTCAGGGATCAGGTGCGCGCGCTGCTGGGTGAGCTCCAGCTCCGAGGGCAGGTTTTCCGGGCCGACCACCTGGGGCATGGTGTTCTGGTGCTCGAAGCCTGCCTCGTCGTACTGGAACGAAGCGCTGCAGGTGAAGATCGGATTGCCCTTCTGGATCGCCGTCACCCGGCGGGTGCTGAAACTGCCGCCGTCGCGCACCCGGTCGACCTGGTATACCACCGGCAGCGCGGCGTCGCCCGGACGCAGGAAATACCCGTGCAGCGAATGCACATGGCGCGCCTCCTCGACCGTCTGGCTGGCCGCGGACAGCGACTGGCCCAGCACCTGGCCGCCGAACAGCTGGCGAAAGCCCAGGTCCTGGCTGCGACCGCGAAACAGGTTTTCCTCGATCGGTTCCAGGGTCAACAGGTCGACCAGATCATCCAACACATGGCTCATTCAGACTCTCCTCACACAGAGCAATGCCGCGCAGTCGTGGCTGCCACGGTCAATTCAATCGGGTTCACGCACAACGGGCACATTCCAGATGCCCCGGCCTGCTATCCATGCAAGGTTTCCAACCATTGTTCGCGGTTGATGCGATACAGCACATGATGACGCAGCGGATGCTCGCTGCCGAGCTTCGGGTGCGCAAAATCGTCATCCGGGTGATGGTGCATGCCGATGGCCTGCATGACTTTCTGCGACGGCAGGTTGCCTTCGGTGGTGAAGGCGACGATCTCCTGCAGCGCCAGGCGGTCGAAACCGCAACGCAGGGCGGTCCAGGCCGCCTCGCTGGCATACCCCAGGCCCCAGTGCTCGCGCGCCAGGCGCCAGCCGATTTCCACCGCGGGAGTGAAAGGCGCTTCGAAGCCCACCACGCCCAGCCCGGTAAAGCCGATGAAGGCCCCGGTGTCCTTGCGCTCCAGCGCCCACAAGCCAAAGCCATGCTCGGCGAAATGCCCGCGGATCCGGCCGATCAGCGCCGCGCTTTCCAGCCGGCTCAAGGGGGCCGGAAAGTAACGCATGACCTGCGGATCAGCGCACATCGCCGCGAACGCCGGCAAATCCTCGTCGCGCCACTGGCGCATCAGCAGTCGAGCACTCTCGAGTTGCAGTATCGGCTCCATTGTCCCCTCCATTTCCATGCGGGCCAGTCTACATCGCTGGTAGGATCCTTTTCGGATTCCTACATGAAAATGCCATGCCACTGCCGCTGATCTATCACGACGACTACAGCCCCGAGTTTCCGCCGGAACACCGCTTTCCCATGGACAAGTTCCGCCTGCTGCGCGATCACCTGGTGGACAGCGGCCTGACCCGCGATGCCGACCTGCTGCGCCCGCAACTGTGCCCGGCAGAGATTCTCGCCCTGGCCCACGACCCTGGGTATATCGAACGCTACATGGCCGGCGAGTTGTCGCGCGAAGACCAACGGCGCCTCGGCCTGCCCTGGAGCGAAGCCCTGGCCCGGCGCACCGTGCGCGCGGTCGGCGGCTCGCTGCTGGCCGCCGAACAGGCCCTGGAACATGGCCTGGCCTGCCATCTGGCCGGCGGCACCCATCACGCCCACTACGATCACCCGGCGGGCTTCTGCATCTTCAACGACCTGGCGGTGATCAGCCATTACCTGCTGGCGGCCGGTCGGGTCGGCCGGGTGCTGATCTTCGACTGCGACGTGCACCAGGGCGACGGCACCGCGCGGATTCTCGAACATACCCCGGACGCCGTGACCGTCTCGCTGCACTGCGAGAAGAATTTTCCCGCACGCAAGGCCACCAGCGACTGGGACATCCCCTTGCCGATGGGCATGGGCGACGCCGACTACCTGAAGGTGGTGGACGACGCCCTCAATTACCTGCTGCCGCTGTACCAGCCCGACCTGGTGCTGTACGACGCCGGCGTGGACGTGCACCGCGACGATGCCCTGGGCTACCTCAAGCTCACCGACCAGGGCGTTGCCGCCCGCGACGAACAGGTGATGCGCCATTGCCTGGGCCGCGACATCCCGGTGCTCGGGGTGATCGGCGGCGGCTACAGCAAGGATCGCCAGGCCCTGGCCCGTCGCCACGGCATCCTCCATCACAGCGCACAGCGGGTGTGGACGTCATCAGGTTGTCACTGAAATCTGGGCCCTTACCCACACGGACTGTGGAGCCGCCTGTGGATAACCTGAGCGCAAGCGGCTACAGGCCATAGAAACCGGGCGCTGCAAGCGACTGTTCATTTTTTGCCCAGCCACTGGACGGGGCCACCGGCCAGGCGGGTCAACGCGATCGGGTTGTCGCCGGCCGGCCCCACCATAGCGGCGACCGAGACGTGTCATCACGCCGTCATCAAGGTGTGGGCGCCTTACCCCCAATCTCTGTGGAACCGCTTGTGGATAACCTGCGTGCAAGCGGCTACAGGCCATGTGGGATAAGCCTTGCAGGCAGGTGGTCATTTTCTGATCAAGGCCCCGGACACCGGCAAATACCAGGAAACAGGAACGCCGGCCAGGCAGGCTTGCGGAGCTTTCGCCATCGGCGGAAACGACTATGAAAGCCTTCATCGAACGGTCATCAAGCTGTGGACGGCTTACCCCCAATCCCTGTGGAGCCGCTTGTGGATAACCTGCGTGCAAGCGGCTGCAAGCCACGGCAAACAAGCCTTGCAGAGCAGCGCTCAGTTTTTGATCAGCCGTCATGAAACGCCCTGCGACACCCGTGGAGCCTTGGCGCTGGCCCGGCCTCGGGTAGAATGCCCGGCTTATTCCGCCACGCCGCCGCTCGCCATGACCCTATCCAGCCCCGCCCTGCCCCACCACGTCGCCATTATCGGTGGCGGCCCCGCCGGCCTGATGGCGGCCGAAGTGCTGAGCCTGGCCGGCGTGCGGGTCGAGCTCTACGACAGCATGCCCTCGGTCGGCCGCAAATTCCTGCTGGCCGGGGTCGGCGGGATGAACATCACCCATTCCGAGCCCTACCCGGCCTTTGTTTCGCGCTATGCCGAGCGTGCGCCGCAGATCGCCCCGCTGTTGCGCGAGTTCGGCAGCGAGGCCTTGTGCCAATGGATTCACGGCCTGGGCATCGACACCTTCGTCGGCACCTCGGGCCGGGTGTTCCCCACCGACATGAAAGCCGCGCCGCTGCTGCGTGCCTGGCTCAAGCGCCTGCGCGACGCCGGCGTGGTTATCCACACCCGCCATCGCTGGCTCGGCTGGAACGCCGATGGCAGCCTGCGCATCCGGGGCCCGGAAGGTGAAAAGCCGGTTCGGACCGATGCCCTGTTGCTGGCGCTGGGCGGCGGCAGCTGGGCGCGCCTGGGATCGGACGGGGCCTGGATGCTGGCCCTGGAACAACGCGGTATCCGGCTGGCGCCCCTGCAACCGAGCAACTGCGGGTTCGAGGTGGCGGACTGGAGCGACCTGCTGCGCAGCAAGTTTGCCGGCGCCCCGCTGAAGAACGTGGCCATCGGCCTGGACGACGATACCCCACGCCTGGGCGAATGCGTGATCACCACCACGGGAATCGAGGGCAGCCTGATCTACGCACTGTCGGCGCCGATTCGCGAGGCCATCAATCGCCACGGCTCGGCCACCGTGCATATCGACCTACTGCCGTCCATGCCCCGCGAGCGGGTCGAAGCGGCGCTGGGCAAGCCGCGGGGGTCGCGCTCCATGGCCAAGCACCTGCACAGCCAGGTGGGCATCGACGGCGTGAAGGCCGCGCTGCTGCGCGAACTGGCCGCCGCCGAAGCCTTCGCCGACCCGGCGCTGCTGGCCAGGGCGATCAAGGCCCTGCCGCTGACGCTGGTGAAAACCCGGCCGCTGGACGAGGCCATCAGCAGCGCCGGCGGCGTGACGTTCGAGGCCATGGATCAGCGCTTGATGCTCAAGCAACTGCCCGGGGTGTTCTGCGCCGGGGAGATGCTCGACTGGGAAGCGCCCACCGGCGGCTACCTGCTCACGGCCTGTTTTGCCAGCGGACGGGCGGCGGGGCTGGGCCTGCTCGAGTGGTTGCAATACAAGGCCTGAGCCCGGCGCGAACCCTGTAGCCGCTGCCGAGCGCAGCGAGGCTGCGATCGAGGTGGACGGCATTCCGGCGCAGTCCTCACAAGGCCCTGTGCATGCGGTTTGCCAGGGGGAATGGGGTATCAGCCGTTGCGGCCGCTGCGCGCCCGATCGCAGCCTCGCGGGCTCGGCAGCGGCTACAGAGGCGGCGTTACGGCTTGCGCTTGCGCGGGCCGGTGTTGAAGGCCGGGACCTTGCGCACCGGCTTGACCGCCGGGGCCTCGGCCACTTCGCCGCTGTCCACCCACTTGCCCAGGTTGCGCTTGCCGCCACCGCCGGAGGTCTTGGGCTTCTTCGGTTTTTTCGGTTTCTTGACCACCTGGCCGCTGGCGTCGGTTTCCGGCACGCGGTGGTCCGGGATGAAGTCCGGCTCGTCGTGCCGCTTCAGCGTCTGGCGGGTCAGCACCTCGATGGCCGACAACAGGTTCACCTCATCGGCGCACACCAGCGAGATCGCCTCGCCGCTGGCCCCGGCGCGGCCGGTGCGACCGATCCGGTGGACGTAATCCTCGGCGACGATCGGCAGGTCGAAGTTGACCACCAGCGGCAGGTCTTCGATGTCCAGGCCACGGGCCGCCACGTCGGTGGCCACCAGGATCTGGATCTCACTGGCCTTGAACCGGTCGAGCGCGCGCTGGCGGGTGGCCTGGGGCTTGTCGCCATGAATGCCATCGGCATTCACGCCCTGGCCTTGCAGGCGCTCCACCAGCGCGTCCACGCCGTTGCGGGTCTTGGCGAATACCAGCACCTGCTTCCAGCGGTGCTTGCGCAGCAGGTGGCTGAACAGCTCCGGCTTGCGCTTCTTGTCCACCGTCACTATCCACTGCTTGACGGTGCTGGCGGCGACGTTGCGCGGGCTGACTTCAATGCTCAGCGGGTCGTTGAGCATCTGCCCGGCCAGCAGGCGGATGGCGTCGGAGAAAGTCGCCGAGAACAGCAGGGTCTGGCGCTTTTTCGGCAGCGCCGCGTAGATGTCCTTCAGTTCTTCGGAGAAGCCCAGGTCGAGCATGCGGTCGGCTTCGTCCAGCACCAGGGTCTGCAACTGGCTGAACTTCACCGCGTTCTGCCGGTACAGGTCGAGCAGGCGCCCCGGTGTCGCCACTAGCAGGTCGATGCCCTTGCGCAGCTTCATCATCTGCGGGTTGATGCTGACGCCGCCGTACACCGCATAGGTGCTCAACGGCAGGTGTTCGGCGTACTGGCGCACGCTTTCGTGAACCTGCTCGGCCAGCTCGCGGGTCGGCACCAGGATCAGCGCGCGCACCGAGTTGCTGGCCACTTTCGGCCCTTCCATCGTCAGCGATTGCAGGAGCGGCAAGGCGAAGCCGGCGGTCTTGCCGGTGCCGGTCTGCGCCGCGGCCATCAGGTCGCGACCGCCCAGCACCGCCGGGATGGCTTGCGCCTGCACCGGTGTCGGGGTCTGGTAGCCAAGCGTTTCGAGGGCGCGCAGCAAGGGTTCGATCAGGCCAAGAGTGGCGAATGTCATGGGGGATACCGTAAGGAGAATGTCAGCGCAGGTGTGCAATGGCCGGCAGTTTACCCTAATCGCCCGCTGTTCTTCTCGCACCACGGCCTGCCAGCCGTCCTGGCACGCAGCACAGGCACAGGCGCCGCACGCCGGGCCCCGCGCCGCTTCGGACAGGTACGAAAAGCCGCCGCCTCGATATACAGGCCAATGACCCTGCGCCTATGATCGCGGCCGCCGGCACACCTCCTACTTATCACTTACCAGCACAGGCACCCTGTCGATCCCGGTCGGCCGGGCCGCATCCGTGCTGCCTCAGGAATGGTTATGCCTCGCTTCAGATTGAACGCGCTGTCCCGCGCCCACCGCCTTTATCGCGCCAGCCTCGCCGCGGCCGTGCTGCTGCCGCTGAGCGGCGACCTGCTGGCCCAGCAAGCGCCGAACACCCCGAACGAAAGCGTCCTCAGCGGGCACTTTCTCAACCTCCAGGCCCTCGTACCGGGCGCCCGCAGCATGGCCGAAGTCGGCACCGAGCGCCTGCGCCAGGAAACCGGCCTGAGCATCCGCAGCGTCGCGCCAGCCACGGCCGAGGGCTACAAGGACCTCAAGGTGGTGGTCGGCAAGACCCGCAGCCGCAGCCAGCAGGCGGACGACGAAATGATCGTCGCCAGCCGCCCCGACGGCAGCTTCGTCGCCCTGTTGCCGCAAGCCAACGCGATGATCCGCGGCACCGCCGACGGCCAGCAGTCGCTGCTGCGCTTCGATGGCCCGCAACGCCCGGCCCATGCCCCGGATGCCCTAGAAGCCCCGGTCAAGGAACTGCCCAACCTGCTCGAATCCCGCAGCGGCCAGCGCAGCTACCAGCTCGACCGCAGCGCCAACGGCGACATCCTCATCGACCTGCTGGCAGGCTTCTCGACGAGCTCGGCGGCGTTCATCGGCGACCCCGAAGCCTACGCGGCGGCGCAGGTGGCGGCGATCAACCGCTCCGTGCAGCAGTCGCTGGTCCAGGGCGTGCGGGTACGCCTGGTCGGCACCCAGGTGGTGAGCACCGACATGCCGATCACCACCGGCTCCCTGAGCCAGGTCAGCACGCTGTTCGCCGACGGCATCAAGCAGTACAGCCCGGACCTGGTCGCCAGCTTCGTGCGCGGCGTGCCCGGCCAGGACACGGCGGTCGGCTGGGCCTACGTCAATGGTCGTTATTCGATCAACTACATCAACGGTCCGACCGTGCTGCGCCATGAAATGGCGCACAACGTCGGCGGCAGCCACTGCTCGGACGGCAAGAGCTACCGCTTCGGCTACAACAACGGCCGGGTCGGCACCATCCTCTGCGGCAACCAGGTGCCCTACTACTCCAACCCGGACCTCAAGGACCAGCAGGGCGTGCCGCTGGGCGACGAGAAAACCGCGAACATGGCGCGGGTCTGGCGGGAAAACGCGGCGAAAATCTCCGCCTACGCCCCGGCCGTGGTGCCCCAGGCCGACGAACGGGCGACCTCGTTGCTGGAGCAGTCCGTCACCCTGGCCAAGGACCAGATCCGCTACTTCCCCCTGGACGTGCCCGCCGGCACCCGGCGCCTGGTATTCAGCGCGAGCCTGGGCCCGAAGAGCGAGGGCTCGGGCAAGTTCCAACTGCTGCTCAAGCATGGCGCCCAGCCAACGGTCGCTGACTACGACTACCGCTCGCTGGAAAACAACGGCGTAGCCCTGGGAGTCAACGACCCGCAACCCGGTCGCTGGTACCTGGCGATACGCGCGGAAAAGAACAAGGCCGCGCCCGACATCACCCTCGAAGGCCAGGCCTTCGCCGCCGTGGAAGAAACCGTCACCGCCCGCTACATCCGCCTGGTGGCCAACTCCTCGGTGGACGGCAAGGACAGCGCCAGCATCGCCGAGCTGCACCTGGCCGATGCCCGTGGCAAATCCCTGCCGCGCAGCTGGCGCATCCATTCCGCCAGCAGCACCCAGGCCGGGGCGCCCGGCAGCAACATCATCGACGGCAACACCAAGTCTTTCTGGGCTTCCGCCCCCGGCGCCGCGTATCCCCATCAACTGGTGATCGACCTGGGTACCGAGGCCCGCTTCTCGCAGCTGCACTACCTGCCCCGCCAGGACCAGGGCCTCAGTGGCAACATCAAGGCTTACCAGGTGTATGGCGGCGCCGGCCCGGACGGTCCGTGGACATTGCTCGCCGACGGCGAATTCAGCGCCGACAACGAGGTCAAGTCCGCCGCGCTCAAGCCGGTCGAGGCCAGCCTGCCGCCCGTGGCGGTGATCTCCGGCCAGGCCGAAGCCCAGGCCGGCCAGCAGGTGCTGCTGGACGCTTCCGCCTCCAGCGATCCGCAAGGCCATGCCCTGAGTTTCGCCTGGGAAGCCACGCCGGCCCTGGACTTCACCTTCGACGGGCCGCGCCTGAGCTTCGTCGCCCCCGAGCTGGGCAGCGACACCCGCTACCAGTTCAC
This portion of the Pseudomonas sp. MRSN 12121 genome encodes:
- a CDS encoding GNAT family N-acetyltransferase; this encodes MEPILQLESARLLMRQWRDEDLPAFAAMCADPQVMRYFPAPLSRLESAALIGRIRGHFAEHGFGLWALERKDTGAFIGFTGLGVVGFEAPFTPAVEIGWRLAREHWGLGYASEAAWTALRCGFDRLALQEIVAFTTEGNLPSQKVMQAIGMHHHPDDDFAHPKLGSEHPLRHHVLYRINREQWLETLHG
- a CDS encoding neutral zinc metallopeptidase, with the translated sequence MLWKKGRRSDNVVDARDDSGGGGGGLRFGGGKGLSLTAIILIVGIGWVTGQDPLQILGQLAGQMDQSSAPATPQTRQAPPANDEQAEFVRSILGDTEDTWGQVFQQAGRTYQQPKLILFRGRVNSACGSATSATGPFYCPADQQVYLDMDFFREMDQRFSAAGDFAQAYVIAHEIGHHVQTLLGVSAKIQAARQQGRQMEGDGGLLVRQELQADCLAGVWANHAQKRLNWLEPGDIEEALNAANAIGDDRLQQQGQGRVVPDSFTHGTSAQRVRWFKAGFSQGQVAQCDTFAAKSL
- a CDS encoding discoidin domain-containing protein; translated protein: MPRFRLNALSRAHRLYRASLAAAVLLPLSGDLLAQQAPNTPNESVLSGHFLNLQALVPGARSMAEVGTERLRQETGLSIRSVAPATAEGYKDLKVVVGKTRSRSQQADDEMIVASRPDGSFVALLPQANAMIRGTADGQQSLLRFDGPQRPAHAPDALEAPVKELPNLLESRSGQRSYQLDRSANGDILIDLLAGFSTSSAAFIGDPEAYAAAQVAAINRSVQQSLVQGVRVRLVGTQVVSTDMPITTGSLSQVSTLFADGIKQYSPDLVASFVRGVPGQDTAVGWAYVNGRYSINYINGPTVLRHEMAHNVGGSHCSDGKSYRFGYNNGRVGTILCGNQVPYYSNPDLKDQQGVPLGDEKTANMARVWRENAAKISAYAPAVVPQADERATSLLEQSVTLAKDQIRYFPLDVPAGTRRLVFSASLGPKSEGSGKFQLLLKHGAQPTVADYDYRSLENNGVALGVNDPQPGRWYLAIRAEKNKAAPDITLEGQAFAAVEETVTARYIRLVANSSVDGKDSASIAELHLADARGKSLPRSWRIHSASSTQAGAPGSNIIDGNTKSFWASAPGAAYPHQLVIDLGTEARFSQLHYLPRQDQGLSGNIKAYQVYGGAGPDGPWTLLADGEFSADNEVKSAALKPVEASLPPVAVISGQAEAQAGQQVLLDASASSDPQGHALSFAWEATPALDFTFDGPRLSFVAPELGSDTRYQFTLKLSNGKQGNSASHDVLVKASGNGASCKAPWDATKTYTEKHEVQHKGRQYMARWWVQGSEPGNPAFTGADGSGKVWKDLGPCDGDAPVEPPVANISGVAQAKAGEQVRLDASASSDPAGLPLEYHWSVTPSLSFQANGPQLTFIAPKNAQDTRYRFSLELSNGHHSVLSEHSVQVSADGGGQPGTCQGPWNARNAYVTGNKVSHNGHFYTARWWTQGNEPGNPAYTGGEGSGKVWRDEGACN
- a CDS encoding HAD family hydrolase encodes the protein MSLAEVRHWVFDMDGTLTVAVHDFAAIRVALAIPPEHDILTHLAALPADEAAAKHAWLLEHERDLALGSRPAPGAVELVRELAARGYRLGILTRNARELAHITLEAIGLADCFAVEDVLGRDEAPPKPHPGGLLKLAAAWDVSPGEMVMVGDYRFDLDCGRAAGTHTVLVNLPDNPWPELTDWHAENCSVLRQMVLA
- the tesB gene encoding acyl-CoA thioesterase II, which translates into the protein MSHVLDDLVDLLTLEPIEENLFRGRSQDLGFRQLFGGQVLGQSLSAASQTVEEARHVHSLHGYFLRPGDAALPVVYQVDRVRDGGSFSTRRVTAIQKGNPIFTCSASFQYDEAGFEHQNTMPQVVGPENLPSELELTQQRAHLIPEHMREKLLCPKPIEVRPVTEKDPYNPQPADPIKYVWFRADGELPDLPALHKYLLAYASDFGLLTTSMLPHGKSVWQKDMQVASLDHALWFHADLRADDWLLYAMDSPWAGNSRGFSRGSVFNRAGQLVASVTQEGLIRHRKDWA
- a CDS encoding TIGR03862 family flavoprotein, with the translated sequence MTLSSPALPHHVAIIGGGPAGLMAAEVLSLAGVRVELYDSMPSVGRKFLLAGVGGMNITHSEPYPAFVSRYAERAPQIAPLLREFGSEALCQWIHGLGIDTFVGTSGRVFPTDMKAAPLLRAWLKRLRDAGVVIHTRHRWLGWNADGSLRIRGPEGEKPVRTDALLLALGGGSWARLGSDGAWMLALEQRGIRLAPLQPSNCGFEVADWSDLLRSKFAGAPLKNVAIGLDDDTPRLGECVITTTGIEGSLIYALSAPIREAINRHGSATVHIDLLPSMPRERVEAALGKPRGSRSMAKHLHSQVGIDGVKAALLRELAAAEAFADPALLARAIKALPLTLVKTRPLDEAISSAGGVTFEAMDQRLMLKQLPGVFCAGEMLDWEAPTGGYLLTACFASGRAAGLGLLEWLQYKA
- a CDS encoding histone deacetylase — its product is MPLPLIYHDDYSPEFPPEHRFPMDKFRLLRDHLVDSGLTRDADLLRPQLCPAEILALAHDPGYIERYMAGELSREDQRRLGLPWSEALARRTVRAVGGSLLAAEQALEHGLACHLAGGTHHAHYDHPAGFCIFNDLAVISHYLLAAGRVGRVLIFDCDVHQGDGTARILEHTPDAVTVSLHCEKNFPARKATSDWDIPLPMGMGDADYLKVVDDALNYLLPLYQPDLVLYDAGVDVHRDDALGYLKLTDQGVAARDEQVMRHCLGRDIPVLGVIGGGYSKDRQALARRHGILHHSAQRVWTSSGCH
- a CDS encoding DEAD/DEAH box helicase, with the protein product MTFATLGLIEPLLRALETLGYQTPTPVQAQAIPAVLGGRDLMAAAQTGTGKTAGFALPLLQSLTMEGPKVASNSVRALILVPTRELAEQVHESVRQYAEHLPLSTYAVYGGVSINPQMMKLRKGIDLLVATPGRLLDLYRQNAVKFSQLQTLVLDEADRMLDLGFSEELKDIYAALPKKRQTLLFSATFSDAIRLLAGQMLNDPLSIEVSPRNVAASTVKQWIVTVDKKRKPELFSHLLRKHRWKQVLVFAKTRNGVDALVERLQGQGVNADGIHGDKPQATRQRALDRFKASEIQILVATDVAARGLDIEDLPLVVNFDLPIVAEDYVHRIGRTGRAGASGEAISLVCADEVNLLSAIEVLTRQTLKRHDEPDFIPDHRVPETDASGQVVKKPKKPKKPKTSGGGGKRNLGKWVDSGEVAEAPAVKPVRKVPAFNTGPRKRKP